In Companilactobacillus allii, one genomic interval encodes:
- the lexA gene encoding transcriptional repressor LexA: MSKAEGSKQSQILQCIHDYLDEHGYPPTVREICEAVDLSSTSTVHGHLSRLEKKGYLQRDPTKPRAIELTVAGLNSIGIKSKQIPILGAVAAGQPITAERNPEGYFPLPPDLNRDSGELYMLEIHGESMINIGILDGDQVIVHEQHTANNGEIVIAMTEDIEATCKRFYSEDGHFRLQPENDTMDPIILDNIEILGKVVGLYRPEIF, encoded by the coding sequence ATGTCAAAAGCAGAAGGATCTAAACAATCCCAAATTTTACAATGTATCCATGATTATTTAGACGAACATGGATATCCGCCAACAGTTAGAGAAATATGTGAAGCAGTTGACCTTTCATCAACATCAACGGTTCACGGTCACTTATCAAGACTAGAGAAAAAGGGATATCTCCAGCGTGATCCAACAAAACCTAGAGCTATCGAATTAACAGTTGCTGGTCTTAATTCAATTGGTATAAAATCAAAACAAATTCCAATTCTAGGTGCAGTTGCTGCAGGCCAACCTATTACAGCAGAACGTAACCCAGAGGGCTACTTCCCTTTACCACCTGACTTAAACCGCGATTCCGGTGAATTATATATGCTAGAAATTCACGGTGAAAGTATGATAAATATCGGTATTTTGGATGGTGACCAAGTAATCGTTCATGAACAACATACTGCTAATAATGGCGAAATAGTAATCGCAATGACTGAAGACATTGAAGCCACTTGTAAAAGATTTTACAGTGAAGATGGACACTTCAGACTACAACCTGAAAACGATACGATGGATCCAATCATTTTGGATAATATCGAAATTTTAGGAAAAGTTGTTGGACTATATCGTCCAGAAATATTTTAA
- a CDS encoding DUF896 domain-containing protein, translated as MKEQEKLIAEINELAHKAKAGTITHEEEHQQEVLRKKYLANFRAGFRQQIETMRVFDKEGKEVTPNKVKEIQRKKGLRDD; from the coding sequence ATGAAAGAACAAGAAAAGCTTATTGCTGAAATTAATGAATTGGCACATAAGGCAAAAGCTGGAACAATTACGCACGAAGAAGAGCATCAGCAAGAAGTTCTAAGGAAAAAATATTTAGCAAATTTCCGAGCTGGTTTCAGACAACAAATCGAGACTATGCGCGTGTTTGATAAAGAAGGAAAAGAAGTTACACCAAATAAAGTTAAAGAAATTCAACGTAAAAAAGGATTACGTGACGATTAG
- the purC gene encoding phosphoribosylaminoimidazolesuccinocarboxamide synthase — translation MNNDLIYSGKAKDLFKTNNENELLVVYKDQATALNGKRKEIIPGKGVLNCKISTLVFNYLIKNGIETHVIKNISDHEQLIKKTEVIPLEVVLRNRVSGSLAKKFDLMDGEMLEEPIIEFYFKSDELGDPFINDSQVLSLHIAKQKEIDFVKDQILKINQLLIPFFSKANLDLIDFKLEFGRIDGKIILVDEFSPDNCRLWDQTSHNSLDKDIFRQKKGDLAVTYKKVLDRIIAE, via the coding sequence ATGAATAACGATTTGATTTATTCAGGCAAAGCTAAGGACTTGTTTAAAACCAATAATGAAAATGAATTGTTAGTGGTATATAAAGATCAGGCTACAGCATTAAATGGTAAACGTAAGGAAATAATTCCTGGTAAGGGTGTTTTAAACTGCAAGATTTCCACATTGGTATTTAATTATTTGATTAAAAATGGAATTGAAACACACGTGATTAAGAATATTTCTGATCATGAGCAATTAATAAAGAAGACTGAAGTAATTCCACTCGAAGTTGTTTTGAGGAATCGAGTTTCTGGAAGTTTGGCTAAAAAGTTCGATTTAATGGACGGAGAAATGCTTGAAGAGCCAATTATTGAATTTTATTTCAAGAGTGATGAATTAGGAGATCCATTTATCAATGATTCACAAGTATTATCACTACATATTGCGAAGCAAAAAGAGATTGATTTTGTTAAAGATCAGATATTGAAGATCAACCAATTATTAATTCCATTTTTCAGTAAAGCAAATTTAGATTTAATTGATTTTAAATTAGAATTTGGACGTATCGATGGAAAAATTATTTTGGTTGATGAATTCTCACCTGATAATTGTCGTTTATGGGATCAAACAAGTCATAATTCTTTGGATAAGGATATTTTTAGACAAAAAAAAGGTGACTTGGCTGTCACTTATAAAAAAGTTCTAGATAGAATAATTGCTGAATAG
- the purL gene encoding phosphoribosylformylglycinamidine synthase subunit PurL — protein MNEPTPKQVQEEKIYSSWGLSDSEYKLISEKILGRLPNYTETGLFSVMWSEHCSYKNSKKVLRKLPNKGPRVLAGPGEDAGIIDIGDNQAVVFKAESHNHPSAVEPYQGAATGVGGIIRDIFSMGATPIALLNSLKFGPINNNQTKHLVKEVVAGIGGYGNCIGIPTIGGEIAFENCYEKNPLVNAMCIGLLDNTQFKHGQASGSNNLIVYVGAKTGRDGIHGATFASDEFSNKKKKQRSAVQVGNPFMEKLLMDACVEIIHEHSEWILGIQDMGAAGLVSSTAEMASKAKSGLILNLDNVPQRESDMTAYEMMLSESQERMVLCIKPEFEKRVLEFFSNFNLDAVVIGKVIAEKQYKIYHEDKLVVDIPVDSLVKDVPEYDHKGIKPKRIIESKKQFIPTIDSFKDTWLKVLSSPTIASKEYLYKTYDAQVKSNTVVKPGSDAGVIRIRGTKKAIASTNDSNSRYVYVDPYIGGQITVLEAARNIVSSGGVPVGITDCLNYGNPEDPEIFWELDQSVQGIADACEFLNVPVISGNVSLYNEFNKEAIYPSPMVGMVGLIENIDNITTSYFRNSGDLIYLLGATNDDFNGSEIQNIQLGKIEGSLNNVDLKIEKKNQDLIIEAIKLGLLESCHDLSEGGLITALSESAFKNRLGFNIQTDISTRNMFSETQSRFLVTVNSKNKTNIESLFKSNYECLGFVSSEPIFTVKTHDDELDLELNDVFSKWEEAIPCLMK, from the coding sequence ATGAATGAACCAACTCCGAAACAAGTTCAAGAAGAGAAAATATATAGTTCATGGGGATTAAGTGATTCTGAGTATAAATTAATCAGTGAAAAGATTCTTGGTCGCCTTCCAAATTATACCGAGACTGGTTTATTTTCAGTTATGTGGAGTGAACATTGTTCTTATAAAAATTCAAAAAAGGTTTTGAGAAAGCTACCTAACAAAGGCCCAAGGGTATTAGCGGGACCAGGTGAAGATGCTGGGATCATTGATATTGGTGATAATCAGGCTGTTGTATTTAAAGCTGAAAGTCATAACCATCCCTCTGCAGTTGAACCTTATCAAGGAGCTGCAACCGGTGTTGGTGGGATTATTAGGGATATTTTTTCAATGGGTGCAACTCCAATTGCACTTTTAAATAGTTTGAAGTTTGGACCAATTAATAATAATCAAACTAAACATTTGGTTAAAGAAGTCGTTGCTGGAATTGGTGGATACGGGAATTGTATCGGTATTCCTACAATTGGTGGAGAAATAGCTTTTGAAAACTGTTACGAAAAAAATCCACTCGTAAATGCTATGTGTATAGGTTTGTTAGATAATACTCAATTCAAACATGGACAAGCTAGTGGAAGTAACAATCTAATTGTCTACGTTGGTGCAAAGACAGGTAGAGATGGTATCCATGGGGCTACTTTTGCCTCTGATGAATTTTCAAACAAAAAAAAGAAACAGCGTTCTGCTGTTCAAGTTGGGAATCCATTTATGGAAAAGCTATTGATGGATGCGTGTGTTGAAATTATTCATGAGCACTCAGAATGGATTTTGGGGATTCAAGATATGGGTGCAGCAGGATTGGTTTCTTCTACAGCGGAAATGGCATCAAAAGCTAAAAGTGGCCTAATTCTTAATTTGGATAATGTACCTCAACGTGAGTCTGATATGACTGCATATGAAATGATGCTTTCAGAGTCGCAGGAACGTATGGTTCTTTGTATTAAACCAGAATTTGAAAAAAGAGTACTGGAATTCTTTTCGAACTTTAATCTTGATGCGGTTGTTATTGGAAAAGTTATCGCTGAAAAACAATATAAGATATATCACGAAGACAAGCTTGTGGTCGACATACCAGTAGATAGTTTGGTTAAGGATGTACCAGAATATGATCATAAAGGTATAAAGCCAAAACGAATAATTGAAAGTAAGAAACAGTTTATTCCAACGATAGATTCATTTAAAGATACATGGCTAAAAGTATTATCGAGTCCAACGATTGCATCCAAAGAATATCTATATAAAACATATGACGCACAAGTTAAGAGCAATACAGTAGTTAAACCCGGATCTGACGCAGGTGTTATACGAATTAGAGGAACAAAAAAAGCAATTGCTTCAACCAACGACAGTAATTCACGATATGTTTATGTTGATCCGTATATTGGTGGTCAAATTACAGTACTAGAAGCCGCCAGAAATATTGTTTCTTCAGGTGGGGTTCCAGTCGGAATCACTGACTGTTTAAATTATGGGAATCCAGAGGACCCTGAGATATTTTGGGAACTAGATCAAAGTGTTCAGGGAATTGCAGATGCTTGTGAGTTTTTAAATGTTCCAGTTATTTCAGGAAATGTATCTTTATACAATGAATTCAATAAAGAAGCAATTTATCCAAGTCCAATGGTTGGTATGGTCGGATTAATTGAAAATATTGATAATATTACAACATCATATTTTAGGAATTCTGGAGATCTGATTTATTTACTTGGTGCTACAAATGACGATTTCAATGGTTCCGAAATTCAAAATATTCAATTAGGAAAAATTGAAGGTTCATTAAATAACGTTGATTTAAAAATTGAAAAGAAAAATCAAGACTTGATCATAGAAGCCATTAAATTAGGATTATTGGAAAGTTGTCATGATTTATCTGAGGGTGGATTAATAACCGCTCTATCAGAATCAGCGTTTAAAAATAGATTAGGCTTTAATATTCAAACAGACATTTCGACAAGAAACATGTTCTCTGAGACACAATCTAGATTTCTTGTAACTGTAAATAGTAAAAATAAAACTAATATTGAATCATTATTCAAGAGTAATTATGAGTGTCTAGGATTCGTAAGTAGTGAACCGATTTTCACCGTTAAGACTCATGATGATGAATTGGACTTAGAGTTAAACGATGTATTTAGTAAGTGGGAAGAGGCCATACCATGTTTAATGAAATAA
- the purK gene encoding 5-(carboxyamino)imidazole ribonucleotide synthase — MNNQILSGSTIGIIGGGQLGQMMSLSAKEKGYKVIILDPQPNCSAAQVSDEQIIAEYSDLNALIELAKKVDVLTYEFENVDATTIKEVSKYTYIPQGTKALEVTQNRIFEKDFLEKNDFPVVPHEVVSSIEDFTKAIDEIGAPSIIKTIRGGYDGKGQIRISSTNISGIEDLISSGECILEKTIILEKEVSVVVSRNVDGQTSLFPVIENIHRENILHLSICPARISSVMAEKIQFIAEDIANKLELVGTMCVEFFISNTDELFVNEIAPRPHNSGHLTIEACNISQFDAHILGICNLPMPKIKQFSPAIMVNVLGQHLEESRKSVFNHVEWNLHDYGKSEIKHNRKMGHITILTKNLDESINKIEKNSIWDK; from the coding sequence TTGAATAATCAAATTTTATCTGGTTCGACTATCGGAATTATTGGTGGTGGTCAATTAGGACAAATGATGTCTTTATCTGCCAAAGAGAAAGGGTACAAAGTAATTATCTTAGATCCTCAACCTAATTGTTCAGCAGCACAGGTTTCGGATGAACAAATAATCGCTGAATATAGCGATTTAAATGCATTGATTGAATTAGCTAAAAAAGTGGATGTTTTAACATATGAATTTGAAAATGTTGATGCAACGACAATAAAAGAAGTTTCCAAATATACTTATATCCCACAAGGCACTAAGGCCTTGGAAGTAACTCAAAATAGAATTTTTGAAAAAGATTTTTTAGAGAAAAACGATTTTCCAGTAGTTCCACATGAAGTCGTCAGTAGTATTGAAGATTTTACAAAGGCTATCGATGAAATAGGCGCACCTTCAATAATTAAAACCATTCGTGGTGGATATGATGGAAAAGGACAAATTAGAATTAGTTCTACCAATATAAGCGGTATTGAAGATCTCATTTCTTCTGGGGAGTGCATTCTAGAAAAAACAATTATTTTAGAAAAAGAAGTATCGGTTGTTGTTTCTAGAAATGTTGATGGGCAGACTTCTCTTTTTCCTGTGATCGAAAATATCCATCGTGAGAATATACTTCATTTGAGTATATGCCCAGCACGAATTAGCAGTGTTATGGCTGAAAAAATTCAGTTTATTGCTGAAGATATTGCAAATAAGTTAGAACTTGTAGGTACTATGTGTGTTGAATTTTTTATTTCGAATACGGATGAATTGTTTGTTAACGAAATTGCACCTAGGCCACATAACTCAGGACATTTAACGATTGAAGCATGTAATATTTCACAGTTTGATGCACATATTTTGGGTATTTGCAATTTACCTATGCCTAAAATCAAGCAATTTAGTCCAGCCATAATGGTTAATGTATTAGGTCAACATCTTGAAGAATCTAGAAAAAGTGTTTTTAACCATGTTGAGTGGAATTTACATGATTATGGAAAATCTGAAATAAAACACAATAGAAAAATGGGACATATTACGATTTTGACAAAGAATTTAGATGAATCTATAAATAAAATTGAAAAAAATTCAATTTGGGATAAATAG
- the purS gene encoding phosphoribosylformylglycinamidine synthase subunit PurS — MILVKVYVTLKDSVVDVQGEAVKDAIHSMNYKDVLDVRIGKYFEIKFDDRSNNLKSEIDSICDDLLANPNIESYRYEIVEAN, encoded by the coding sequence ATGATACTTGTAAAGGTGTATGTTACTTTGAAAGATTCTGTTGTTGATGTACAAGGCGAGGCTGTTAAGGATGCTATTCACAGTATGAATTATAAGGATGTTCTCGATGTTAGAATTGGAAAATATTTCGAAATCAAATTTGATGATAGAAGTAATAATTTAAAAAGTGAAATCGATTCAATCTGTGACGATCTGTTAGCCAATCCAAATATTGAAAGTTATCGTTATGAAATTGTGGAGGCTAACTGA
- the purQ gene encoding phosphoribosylformylglycinamidine synthase subunit PurQ codes for MKFAVIVFPGSNCDMDLYYAIKDGIKEQVELVSYKETSLDGYDGILIPGGFSYGDYLRSGAIASHAPIIEEVKRFADLGKPILGICNGFQILTEIGLLPGTLINNRQNRFICEDVELIVKNEATTFTNKYKKNESITLPVAHGEGRYYCDNKTLQELKENNQIIFEYTSDINGSVGRIAGITNKKKNVLGMMPHPERAIELILGSKDGLKLFQSMIENMKIEVQS; via the coding sequence ATGAAATTTGCTGTAATAGTCTTTCCTGGTTCTAATTGTGATATGGATTTATATTATGCAATTAAAGATGGTATTAAAGAACAAGTTGAACTAGTCAGTTATAAGGAGACTTCTCTAGATGGATACGACGGTATTTTAATTCCTGGTGGATTTTCATACGGAGATTACTTACGTAGTGGAGCTATTGCAAGTCATGCGCCAATTATTGAAGAAGTAAAGCGTTTTGCAGATCTTGGTAAACCAATCCTAGGCATTTGTAATGGATTTCAAATATTGACTGAAATTGGGTTACTTCCAGGAACATTGATTAATAATCGTCAAAATAGGTTCATTTGTGAGGACGTTGAATTGATAGTTAAAAACGAAGCCACTACATTTACTAATAAGTATAAAAAGAATGAATCAATTACCCTTCCCGTTGCACACGGTGAAGGTAGATATTATTGTGATAATAAAACTTTACAAGAACTAAAAGAGAATAATCAGATTATTTTTGAATATACGTCTGATATAAATGGAAGTGTCGGAAGAATTGCTGGTATAACCAATAAAAAGAAAAATGTATTAGGAATGATGCCTCATCCTGAGCGTGCAATCGAATTAATACTAGGTTCCAAAGATGGATTGAAACTTTTCCAATCAATGATTGAGAACATGAAAATAGAGGTGCAATCATAA
- the purF gene encoding amidophosphoribosyltransferase, which produces MFNEISSLHEECGVFGVWGADNANYLTYLGLHSLQHRGQEGAGIVTNENGKLHSYRNLGLLSQVFANKQRLYDLVGNAAIGHVRYSTAGENKIENVQPLLFDFTDEQFALAHNGNLTNSITLKKELESKGHIFKSSSDSEVLMHLIKISTEEKQIDKIKDALNKIQGGFAYLLLTKDSLIVALDSHGFRPLSIGKLNNGSYVVASETCALDAVNAEFVRDVLPGELITISDKGMEIDHWTNDTKLAFCSMEFVYFARADSDLLGINVHTARKRMGKRLAKEQPVDGDIVVGVPNSSLSAASGFAEESGLPYEMGLIKNQYMGREFIQPTQELREKSVRQKLAAVKGVVRDKKVILVDDSIVRGTTCAYIVRMLREAGAKEVHLRIASPQFKFPCFFGIDIQKKSELLASHKSIEEMRKMFDADSLEFLSEDGLVDAIGLKTDGPDTGLDLSYFDGNYPAYLYDYAETDA; this is translated from the coding sequence ATGTTTAATGAAATAAGTAGTTTACATGAAGAATGCGGAGTTTTTGGTGTTTGGGGTGCTGATAATGCAAATTATCTGACATACTTAGGACTTCATAGTTTGCAACATCGTGGTCAAGAGGGTGCAGGGATAGTCACCAATGAAAATGGTAAACTGCACAGTTATCGAAATCTTGGTTTATTGTCGCAAGTATTTGCCAACAAACAAAGATTGTATGATCTTGTCGGTAATGCAGCCATTGGACATGTCAGATATTCAACCGCTGGTGAGAACAAAATTGAGAATGTTCAACCTCTACTCTTTGACTTTACTGATGAGCAATTTGCACTAGCACATAATGGAAATCTTACTAATTCGATTACTTTAAAAAAAGAATTGGAAAGTAAAGGACATATTTTTAAATCTAGTTCAGATTCTGAAGTACTGATGCATTTAATAAAAATTTCAACTGAAGAAAAGCAGATTGATAAGATCAAAGATGCTCTAAATAAGATCCAAGGCGGTTTTGCCTATTTATTACTGACAAAGGATTCATTGATCGTTGCTTTAGACAGTCATGGATTTAGACCACTTTCAATTGGTAAATTGAACAATGGTTCATATGTTGTGGCAAGTGAAACTTGTGCACTAGATGCAGTTAATGCTGAATTTGTCAGAGATGTGTTACCAGGTGAATTGATTACAATTTCTGACAAAGGGATGGAAATCGATCATTGGACAAATGATACTAAGTTAGCATTTTGTTCAATGGAATTTGTTTATTTTGCCAGGGCTGATTCAGATCTATTGGGTATAAATGTTCATACTGCAAGAAAACGTATGGGTAAAAGATTAGCTAAGGAACAACCTGTTGATGGGGATATTGTAGTGGGGGTTCCTAATTCGTCATTGTCGGCTGCTAGTGGATTTGCGGAAGAGAGTGGTCTTCCATATGAAATGGGATTAATTAAGAACCAATATATGGGTCGAGAATTCATACAGCCTACACAAGAATTACGAGAGAAATCTGTTAGACAGAAACTAGCGGCAGTTAAGGGTGTTGTTAGAGATAAGAAAGTCATTTTAGTTGATGATTCAATTGTACGTGGCACTACTTGTGCATATATTGTAAGAATGCTTAGAGAAGCTGGAGCAAAAGAGGTTCATTTGAGAATTGCTTCACCACAGTTTAAGTTTCCATGTTTCTTTGGAATAGATATACAAAAGAAAAGTGAATTATTAGCATCACACAAATCCATTGAAGAAATGCGCAAAATGTTTGATGCCGACTCATTAGAGTTTCTCAGTGAAGATGGTTTGGTAGATGCTATTGGCTTAAAAACAGATGGTCCGGATACAGGATTAGATTTGTCATATTTTGATGGTAATTATCCCGCATATCTTTATGATTATGCAGAGACTGACGCTTAA
- a CDS encoding YneF family protein produces the protein MGITIAVGIIALLVGAVGGFFAARYYMKKYFEDNPPINSDMIKQMMAQMGQKPSQKKLNQLMSSMKTQQKKSNKK, from the coding sequence ATGGGAATAACAATCGCAGTTGGTATTATAGCTTTATTAGTTGGTGCAGTCGGTGGTTTCTTTGCAGCAAGATATTACATGAAGAAATACTTCGAAGATAATCCACCAATTAATTCTGATATGATTAAGCAAATGATGGCTCAAATGGGACAAAAGCCTTCACAAAAGAAATTAAATCAATTGATGAGTTCAATGAAAACTCAACAAAAGAAAAGCAATAAAAAATAG
- the purE gene encoding 5-(carboxyamino)imidazole ribonucleotide mutase translates to MKDVAIIMGSISDLKTMNKTVETLEKLEVSYELKVISAHRMPQEMLYFASQASQRHFKVIIAGAGGAAHLPGMVASSTILPVIGVPVQTKALNGMDSLLSIVQMPSGVPVATVAIGESGAINAAILATKICALENKEYESNLIKYQKQMHDNSVESGKNLE, encoded by the coding sequence ATGAAAGACGTTGCAATAATTATGGGATCTATCTCTGATTTAAAGACAATGAATAAGACTGTCGAGACGCTAGAGAAATTAGAAGTTAGTTATGAACTTAAAGTGATATCTGCGCATAGAATGCCACAAGAAATGCTTTATTTTGCCTCTCAAGCTTCTCAAAGACATTTTAAAGTAATTATCGCCGGTGCGGGTGGAGCAGCACACCTACCCGGTATGGTGGCTTCCTCGACGATACTTCCAGTTATAGGTGTACCCGTTCAAACTAAAGCACTTAATGGTATGGATTCATTATTATCGATTGTACAAATGCCTAGTGGTGTTCCTGTGGCTACTGTAGCAATTGGAGAGTCAGGAGCTATAAATGCTGCAATTTTAGCAACTAAAATTTGTGCTCTTGAAAATAAAGAATACGAATCAAATCTTATTAAGTATCAAAAGCAAATGCATGATAATTCTGTTGAAAGTGGGAAGAATCTTGAATAA